Part of the Acidobacteriota bacterium genome, CCAGCGCGCTGAGCACCCGCTCCCCCGCGTGGCCAAATGGCGTGTGGCCCAGGTCGTGGCCCAGGGCGATGGCCTCGGTCAGTTCCTCGTGCAGGTGCAGGACCTTGGCGATGGTGCGGGCAATCTGCGCGACTTCGAGCGTGTGGGTGAGACGCGTCCGGTAGTGATCGCCGGTCGGCGCGAAGAACACCTGGGTCTTGTGCTTCAGCCGCCGGAATGCCTTGGTGTGGACAATGCGGTCGCGGTCGCGCTGGAACGCCGGCCGAATCGGATCCTCGGTTTCGGGGCGGATGCGGCCCTTGCTCTCGGCGCTCTTCGCGGCCTGCGGCGCCAGGGTTTGCCGTTCGCGCGCCTCGAGTTGTTCGCGGATCATCGGGCGCCCTGCGCTCGTCATTTGCTCCATTGTATCGTCGGTCTAATGTGGCGTCCGGTTTTAGCCGGACCTTCAGCGGCGGACAATGTCCTTCAGGAAGCTCGTGCCGTGAGCAAGTGGACCGACGCCGAAGACCTCGGCGAGCGTCTGGCCGAGGTCGGCGAAAGTGGCCCGCGTGCCAAGGTCCACACCCGCGCGCACGCGCGCGCCGTGCAACAACACCGGCACGTGCTCTCGAGAATGGTCCGTGCTGGGCGTGGTCGGGTCGTTCCCGTGGTCGGCCGTGATCACGAGCAGGTCGTCGGGCCCCAGTTGCGGCAGCAATTGCGCCAGTCGGACGTCGAAGCGATCGAGGTTGGCGCCGTAGCCCACCGTGTCGTTGCGGTGGCCGTAGACGGCGTCAAAATCAACCAGGTTGGCAAAGATCAAGCCGCGGTCCTGCGTCTGCAGCAGCGACGCAATGCGGTCCATGCCGTCCGCATCGCTTTTGGTCGGATGCGTCCCTGTCACTCCACGGCCCGCAAACAAGTCGGCGACCTTCCCCACCGACGTGACCGGGTGGCCGCCGGCCACCAGGCGATCGAGCAGCGTCTCGGCCACGGGCGGCATGGCGTAGTCGTGCCGATTCGAGGTGCGCGCAAACGAACCTGGCAACCCGATGAACGGACGGGCAATAACCCGTCCCAGGCCGAGTCCACGGACGACCAGGTCGTAGGCCGCATCGCACCACTGGTACAGGGTCTCGACCGGCACGATGCCTTCGTGTGCGGCAATCTGGAAGACGCTGTCGGCGGAGGTGTAGACGATCGGGAAGCCCGTCTCCATGTGCCGCGGCCCCAGTTCGTCGATGATGGCGGTGCCCGACGCCACCACGTTGCCGATCGACGGGCGGCCAATGCGCTCTTCGAAGGCCTGAATCAGCTCCGGCGGAAAGCCGTTGGGAAATGTCGGGAAGGCACGGTCGAGCACCACGCCCATCAGCTCCCAATGGCCGGTGACCGAATCCTTGCCGGCGGAGCGTTCCGCCATTCGTCCGTATGCGCCCGAGGCGGTCGCCGGCATCCCAGGCAGCGGCACCAGCCGCCCCAGGCCCATGCCGGCGAGGGTGGGGATGCTTAACGGCACCTGCGCCGCGATGTTACCGAGGGTATTACTCCCCTCGTCCGCGTACAGCGCGGCATCGGGCAACTCGCCGATGCCAACGCTGTCGAGCACGATAACGAGAGCGCGTGAAAACACGCGTCAGGGATGGTGGGACGAGAAGTAGTTCGGCACGCTGCGCGGCGTGCGAATTGTCGCAATCGCGTGCTTGAAGATCAGGTGATCCATGCCCGCGTGCTCGACGATCAAGGCAAACCGATCGAAGTTCTTGATGCGCGCTTCGAACTCGCGCCCATCGAGCAGGTGGACGGTGACGGGCAACTTCTCGCGACGTGCGTAGTTCAGGAAGACGTCCTGAATGTTAGGAGCGCCGGTCTTGGCCTCAGGTATCGGCGACATTTTTCCCGTCCTTCAACAGGTCCCGCGCGGACAGCATCGAAATTACGCTGTCTTGCACGTCGGCGTGAGTGCCGGGACCGTCAAACCAGTCAAGGTTAGGCTCTTTTCGGAACCAGATCAACTGCCGACGCGCATATCGGCGGTTCTCTTGCGCAATCAACGCACGGGTGGCCGCCTCGTCGCGCACGCCCTGCAGATGCTCCATGGCCTGGCGATAGACCAGGCCGCCAAACGGCCTGGCGCTCGACGGCACGCCGGCCGCCAGCAGCCCGCGGATTTCGTCCAGCAAGCCTGCGTCGAACTGTGCATCCACGCGGCTGGTCAGCCGTTCCGACAGCCAGGCCGCCGGCATGCGCAGGCCGATCGGAATCACCTGCACGTCGGGATCGAGCAGGGACGCGGTCGCCTCGAAGTGCGAGGTCAACGGCCGGCCGGTCAGGAAATACACCTCGAGGGCCCGGATAATCCGCTTGAGGTCGCGGGGCATGATGCGCGCGGCCGACGCCGGGTCCACACGCCCCATCAGGCGGTGCAGCCGTTCCACACCGCGCCTGGCGGCAATCGCTTCGAGCCGTCCCCTCAGTCTGGCATCAGCCGGCGGGCCCGGAAAGAGGCCCCGGGTCAGGGCCCGGTAGTAGAAGCCCGTGCCGCCGACCAGGATCGGGATGCGGCCGCGGCCCTGGATCCCGCGGATCGCCGCCGTGGCATCGCGCGCGAACTGCGCGGCCGTGTACTCGTCGGTGGGATCGGCGATATCGATCAGGTGATGCGGGATGCCCCGCCGTTCGGCCATGGGCACCTTGTCGGTGCCGATGTCGAAGCCGCGGTACACGGCTGTGGAATCGCAGTTGATGATCTCGCCACCCAGCCGCTCGGCCAGCGCAATGCCAAGCGCGCTCTTGCCAACGGCGGTGGGTCCGAGAACTGCGATTAAGGGCTTCACTGCCCCGGCGGATTCTCGTTGTAGAAGAACGTGACCGTGAAGAACGCCTTGTCTTCCGGATACTCGGGCGGCAGCGGCGTCGTCGGATTCGAGGCCCGCAGGGCGTTGACGGCCGACAAGTTGAACGATTCAATCTCCGACGGCCGGACCACGGTGACGTCGGTCAGCGCGCCATTGCGGTGCACGTTGAAGGTGATCACCACCCGCCCGCGCATGGTCTGCGCCGCCATCGGCACGAACCAGTTTCGCCGCACCTGCGAGATGAACCGGCGAATCCACGGACCGAACTCGACGCCCCTGGTGTCGAACTGCAGGGGCCCAAACTCCTGCATCTGGCCCTTCTGGTTGTCGAACGATTCGTTTTGGACGTACTTCTGCAGGTTCTTCAGCGCATCGCCCAGCGAGCCACCCGCCGGCGGCTGCACCTGCGGACGCTGCATCATCGCCATCTGCGGATCGGTCCGCGGATCGTTCATGGGCGGCGTTTCCACGGGCGGGGCCGGTGGTGCCGACTCCGGCGCCGGGCCGTCCCCCCGCATCTTCTCTTCGGGCGTGGCCTCGGTCCGCTCGGTCGAGTTGCCACGGGCGGCCGGCAGCGGGTTGGTCATCTCCGGCACCCGATCCGGCGTGCGGGCGCTGCGGTCGACATCCGACATCTCCGCGCGCTCCGGCTGAGTCAGCGGCGGCAGGTCCATCTTCGGCTGCACGAAGACGAACGTCGGCGCGTTCTCGTCGCGGGGCCGCGGCTGCATCACTTGCTCTTCGGGCGAGCGCTGCGGCAGAAATTCTGGCAGGAACAGGAAGACGGCGACGATCGCGGCGTGCACGAAAATCGACACAGCAACGCCGTCGCGTCGGTTAATGGCGGACCCAACCGGCTCGATATCGCGGTAGCGATCATCGAAGTCGAAGTACATCAGTAGGTTACAGGATTATACATGCTGGTTAAGGTGCCTAAGGTGCCTTAGGCTCCCTATGTTTTTTGACCCGTATAGAGATAGACGGCGCCGAACATGAATGGCCTTGCCTGAACTTGTGAAAACCCTGCGGCAGACAGAATTTCCGCGAACTCGTCGCCATAGGGAAAGGCCCCGATGGACTCGGGGAGGTAGGTATAGGCGGCGTCGTGACGCGACACGGCACGGCCGATCCGCGGAAGGATGTTGCGGGAATACCACTGGTAGATTGGCCCGAAGATCGGCGAGCTGGGCGTGCCGAACTCGAGAATCGCGACCCGGCCACCAGGACGAAGGGCTCGCACCAGCTCCCGGCACGCGACCTCCGGCAGCTGCACATTGCGAATACCGAAGGCGATGGTCGCGGCGTGCACCGATTCGTTCGCGACCGGCAGGTGCATGGCATCACCGCGCAGCAGCTGGATCCGTCCGGCGAGGCCGCCCTTCTCCACCTTCAAGAGACCGTGCGTCAGCATGGCGCCTGAAAAATCCACGCCGACGACGCGGGCGGCGCCGGTGCGGGCCGCGCCAATCGCGACATCGGCAGTCCCGGTGCAGACATCGAGCAGCCGCTCGCGCCCGGTGAGCTTCAGCGAGGCAATGGCATGCCGGCGCCAGTAGCGATCGACGCCGCCCGAGAGCACCGTGTTCAGCAAATCGTAACGGCCGGCAATGGCGTCGAACATGCCGGCGATCTTCTCGGGCGACTTATCCGGACTGTCTGTGCCTAATCCGCGTTTAATCTGTGGCCTATCCGACATACAGCGCCAGTCCCGTCGTCACGAAATACAAGATGCCCACCCACCCATTCAAATCGAATGCGCGCTTGACCTGCGACAGGTCGTGCTCGCTGACCAGCGACTGTTCGTAGACCAGCAACGCCGCGACCAGCGCGACGCCGCCGAGATAGATCGGCCCAAGTGGCACCAGCGCCGCCAGCGTGGCCATGCAGATCACGGTGGCCACGTGCATCACGCGCGAGATGACCAGCGAGCGCGCCACGCCGTAGCGGACCGGGATCGAGTTGAGGCCATGGGCGCGATCGAACTCCAGGTCCTGGCAGGCATAGAGAATGTCGAAGCCGCCCACCCACAAGCCAATCGCCAGGCCCAGCAGCCAGGGCTCCCACCCGCCGCGGCCGCCCGCGGCCAGCCAGCCGCCGACCGGCGCCACCGCCATCGCCAAGCCGAGAAAGGCCTGCGTATAGGAGGTGAAGCGCTTGGCTACCGAGTACCAGAACACAATGCCCAGCGCCACCGGCGACAGCATCCCGCACAGCGGGTTGAGGCGCGCGGCCGCGAACACGAACACGATCGAGGAGACGCCGACGAAGATCGTCGCCTCGGCCCGGCTCATGGCGCCTCGCGGGATCTCGCGCATCGCGGTCCGCGGATTCAGGGCATCGAACCGGGCGTCAACGAGGCGATTGAAGCCCATGGCGGCGCTCCTCGCCGAGACCATGGCCACCACCACCCACCCCACCTGGCTCCAGTAAAACGGCGCCTCGCGCCACGCCAGCAGCGCACCGGTGAGCGCAAACGGCAGCGCGAACACCGAGTGGCTGAAACGAACGAAGGACAGATACGTGACGAGACGGTTAGGTGCCAAGGGTGCCAGGGGTGCCTAAAGTGCCTAAGGTGCCTAAGGTGCCTAAGGTGCCTAAGGTGCCTGGGGTGCTCAGGTGCTTGATTCGAGCGGGGTTGATCCCACTCACCAGGTACTCTTCAATATCATCCACTGGGCCGGGTAGTTCGATGGCGATAATCTGTGCCCGCTTGCCGGGGGTCAAGGAGCCGAGGTCGGCGTCGAGGCCCAAGGCGCGCGCACCGGTCAGGGTGGCGCTCTCGAGCAGTTTCGACGCCGGCACGCCGGGCGCGATCGCGCGCATGGTCTTCAGCTCGCTGAACAGGTTCAGGTCGTCAACGCTCGCGAGGCTGTCGGTGCCAATGGCGACCGGCACGCCCGAGTCGTAGAAGCGCTGGATGGGCGGCAGGCCGACGCCGACCCATTGATTGCTACGGGGGCAGGTGACCAGGGTGGCGCCGATCGCGGCCAACCGCGCCAGCGCAGCGTCATCGAACTGCACGCCGTGCACGACGAGTGTGCGGGCGTCGATCACGCCGAGGCGGTCCAGGTACTCAACCGGGCCGCAGCCGGGAACGGCCCAGTCGTCGCGCCACACCCCGATCAACTCGAGCATGCCTCGCCAGGGCCCGGTGCCGGAGGCCAGCAACTCGGTCTCTTCCGGCGACTCGCCAAGGTGAACGCTCATGATCGGGCAGGCGGACGCGCCCACCTCCGCACGGATCGCCTGGAACAATTCAGGCGAGGTCGAGTACGGCGCATGCGGCGCCAGCGACACGCAGCCAACCGCATCGGCCCGCGCGGCGCGCGTGCGCTCGACGCCGGCGCCGTCCCGGTCGTTGAAACCCAACAACTCGTGAAAGACGATGCCAGCGAGACCGGCGGCGGTCAGAAGCGGCGGCGAGGCGAGCGAGTTGCTGATGTCGCCGACGGCCACCGTGCCGCTCGCCTGCAATTCGCGGATTGCCCCGCGCAACGGCTCGAGCACGGCGGGGTCGTCGGCGCGCTCGACCCCGCGGCGAATCGCGAACAGTTGCTTGACCCAGTCGGTGAACTTCCCCGCCGGCGGCACGCGTCCGCGCAGCCACGATAGTTCCAGATGGATGTGCGCGTTGATGAGCCCGGGCATCAGGACCACGTTGCCGAGGTCCCTGATCCCCGGTCCCTGATCCCTGATCCCCGGTCCCTGATCCCCGATCCCTGGTCCCTGATCCCTGATCCCTGGTCCCTGATCCCTGATCCCTGTTATGCGGCCGCCCTCGACATGCACGAGGCCGTCCCTCATCGGCGGCTGATCGATCGGGCAGATCCAGGCCGCCCGGTAGGCGGTCATGCGACCGGCGACGCCGGCGGCTGGGAACGCTGCCGCTTGCCGGCGGCGGTGCGAGCGGGATAGTTGACCAGTTCGACGGGCACGGTCGTGTCCCCGGCTTCGCGCGCGGTCGACAACTCCAGCGTGCGCGGGACCTGGTGTTCGCGAAAGAACGGGTCGCCCAAAATCTCGTAGTGCATGTTGCGTCGCTTGGCAGAGAAACCCGCGTCCTCGGCGTTGCGGACGATTTCCACTTCGTCCATGCAGTACACGGCGCCGGCCGCCCGGACGACGTTCTCTTCGATCATCACGCTGCCCATGTCGTTGGCGCCGAACGCGAGGCTCAACTGCCCGACCTTGCCGCCCTGGGTGACCCACGACGCCTGCAGGTTGTCGAAGTTGTCGAGCACCAGCCGGGCAATCGCCAGGGTGCGCAGGTACTCGATGCCGGTCGCTTCGGTGCCGCCGCGCTCGGTGTGCTCGGGCTGGTAGCTCCAGGCGATGAACGCCGTGAAGCCGGCGGTCTCGTCCTGCAGGTCGCGCAGCCGCAGCATGTGCTCGAGCCGTTCTTCGTCGCTCTCGACCGTGCCGTACATCATCGTCGCCGTCGTGCGCAGCCCGGCCCGGTGCGCATGGCGCATCACGTCCAGCCACTCGTCGGCCGTGGCCTTCGCATAGCAGTTCAGCAGCTTGCGCACGCGGTCGACCAGGATCTCGGCACCGCCGCCCGGCACGCTGTCGAGGCCGGCAGCGATCAGCCGCGCGATGACTTCGGGAACCGGCAACTTCGAGGTGCGAGAGATGTGCAGCACCTCCGGCGGGGACAGCGCATGCAGCTTGAAGTCGGGGAACCGCTGCTTCACGCCGCGGAACAGATCCTCGTACCACGCCAGCGGCAGATCAGGGTTATGGCCGCCCTGCAGCAGCAGTTGCCCGCCGCCGAGGGCCTGCGTCTCTTCGATTTTCCGGTAGATCTCGTCGAAGCCGAGCACGTAGCCTTCGCCGTGGCCGACCTCGCGGTAGAACGCACAGAAGTTGCAGCGGGCGACGCACACGTTGGTGTAGTTGACGTTGCGATCGATGATGTAAGTGACCACGCCGGCCGGGTGCTTGCGGCGGCGCACGCCGTCGGCCATGCGGCCGAGCCAGTAGGTCGGCGCGTGGCGATAAAGCGCTAACGCCTCGTCTGCGGCCAGCCGGCCGCCCGCTTCGATTCGCTGCTCGAACGCCTTGAGATCCATAGCTACTGATAGAAACGGAGGGGTTTCAACGCGACGGCCACACCCACTTCGACGCCCAGTTCGAGAAAGCGTCTCAGGCCGGCGGCCTCGCGATCGCCCAGCCCGTACTTGAGATTATCACGCAGGTATGCCAGCGACCTGGCCTCGTGGGCGGCATCGCCGCCAGCCACGCCCCGGGCGATCTCCGGCAGGTGCGCCTCGCCCGCTGTGCGGGCCGCGAGCAACGCCGCACACTGCGCGGGCGAAGCCGCCCCCTCGCGTCCGGTCCACATCGCATAGACGAACGGCAGGCCGGTGAGGGCGCGCCATTCGCCGCCAAGGTCGTACTTCGACAGGCCACGCCCCGCGGCATCGATCTCGAGCGCCGGGTCGCCAATGACCAGCGCGGCATCGGCGGTCGCCAGCATCGCGTCCAGGTCTGGGGCTGCGGGCATAAACGCGGGCGCGATGCCCCACCGCTTCGCGCACAGGATGCGCGTCAGCGCCGCCGAGGTCCGCGAACTCACGTCGAGGGCGAGGGAACGAACCTCCCCGATCGGCACCTTCGAGAAAACCGCCACCGACGCCACCTCGCCGTCCGAAGCAATCGCCACGTCTGGCACGATCCAGTAATCCTGGGGTCCCCGGATGTACTCGATGGCTGGAACCAGCCCCAGGTCGACCCGCCCTTCGTGCAACAGCGCGGCGCAGACCGCCGGCACGTCATAGCGCAGCTCGAACTGATCGGACATGGCGTCGAGGCCATACACCAGCGGCTTCGTGTTCAGGTACGACACCGCGCCCAGGCGCAGCGGCGTCATGCGGGCGATGTCCGCTCGCGAGGCTGGAAGCCGGCCGCGGCGATGTTACGGGTGACGTCTTCGAGAGAGGTCCGGCGCCGCCCCAGCGACTCGTCATCGGTGATTGACACGCGATCGAGATCGTTCGCGCCGAAGGTCAGCGCCACCTGGGCCAGCTTGGGGCCATACTGCTGCCAATCCACCTGCACATTCGGGACCCCGGGCAGCGCCAATCGCGCCAGCGCCACCGCCCTGACATCGTCATAGCCAGTCGTCGGCACGGCAATCGACTGTTCCCGCGAGAGCGGCGCAATGGTCGTGAGCCACGGGAACTTGTCGGCCAGCGCGCGGGCCTGGATCAGCATGGGCGTGCGCGCCTCGATGTTGGGCTTTTGCAGAGACAGGCACTGCACCGGCAGCCCCGCGTCCTGGCAGGCCTGGAGGGCCGCCTCGGCATTGGCCAGGCGATCCAGGGGTGCCTCGACGATGGCACCAAGCCCCGCCTGTTTCAGTTGCGCGAGCACGCCGGCCAGGTCTCCCCAGCCACGGTCGATGATGTCGGCCAGCGAGAAGCCACTCACCACTGAGTTCTCTGCGGCGCCCTTGGCTTGCGCGACGACCTGGACGGTCTCCGACAAAGTCGCAGCCGTGTCAGTAATTCGCACTTCCGCACCCTTGGCACCGCTGGCACCTTGAATTTCCACCACCCGAACGAACGTGACGCTGTCGCCGACACGGGCGCGGCGGACCTCGTCGGCGAGCATGCCGAGCGACAGGATGTCGGCCGACGCCAGCTCGTCGAGTTCGGCGGCGGACAGCGGTTGGTTGGCGCGCGCGCGATCGGCAATCGCGGAATTGATAGTCACAGCTGGTGTCCCATTAGTTCAACAATCCTCGTCGCCAGCGCCAGTGCCGCGCGGCCCTGCTGCCCGGTCACGGCCGGCGCGCGGCCGTCGCGGACCGCACCGAGGAAATCCTCGAGCTCGCCTTTCAGCGCTTCGTCGCCGGCCACTTCCAGCTTACCGCCGCCAATCGTCGGCGCTCCCGCCGGCTGCGGCACGAGGCGCCACATCTCGACTTCCCGCGCCGCGGTATCGATCGACACGTAGGCATCCTGCTGGAAGAACCGGATCTTGCGGACCGGCTCGCGGCTGATGCGGCTGGCCGTCAGGTTGGCGATGCAGCCGTTGGCGAACCGCAACCGCGCGTTGGCAATGTCGATGCGCGGAGTCAGCACGGGCACGCCCACTGCTTCGACCCCTTCGACTTCACTGGGCACCAGGCTCAGGATCAAGTCGAGGTCATGGATCATGAGGTCGAGCACCACGTCGATGTCGAGGCTGCGCCCGGGCAGCTGCCCCAGGCGATGCACCTCGATGAACCGGGGGTCCTTCAGGTGCGGGCGGGCGGCCAGCACCGCCGGGTTGAAACGCTCGCTATGGCCGACGGCCAGGACGACGCCGCGGGAGCTGGCCGTGGCAATCAAGGCATCGGCCTCGGCGACGGTCTGGGTAATCGGCTTCTCGACCAGCGTGTGCACGCCGGCCTCGAGCAGGCCCAGCGCAATCCGCGCGTGGCTTTCGGTGGGCACGGCGACCACGGCCACATCGATCTTCCCTGGAACCTGGGCGACCTCGGCATAGGCGCTCGTGCCGCGCTCGGCGGCGACCTGGTTCGCCCGAGCCGCGTCCGTGTCGACCACGCCGGCCAGCGTCACGCCCGGCAGCGACGCCAGAATGCGCGCATGGTGCTTGCCGAGGTGCCCGACGCCAACCACCACTGCCCTCACGCCCCGCCTCCGCTATCGCTTCGGCGCGGCAGGCTGCGGCCGACAATCGCGATCCCAGCTTCGTTCGCGGATGCGAAGAACGCCTCGCGGTCGAAGATCAACGTGCGCCCGGCATCGATCGACAACACCGTGGCGCCGGCCACCCGCATGGCCTGGATGGTCGCGAGCCCGACGATGGGCACGTCGAAGCGCATGTCCTGGTTCGGCTTGGCGACCTTGATGACCGCGACGCCGTCGCCGGCCAGTTGCCCGGCCCTGGCAATGGTTTCGTCGGTGCCCTCCATCGCTTCGACCGCCACCACCGCCAGGTGCTTCACCGCGATGGTCTGGCCAATGTCGAGGCCGGCGATGGTGTCGGCCATGCGATAGCCGAATTCGAGGTCTTTGCCTTCAGCCTCGTTGGGCGCCCGGTTGCTCAACAGCCCGGCCCCGGCCAGCAGCGGCTCGAGAAATGCCGTCGAGTTGACGAGCTCAACGCCGTGTTCGCGCATCAGGTCGGCGACCGCGGCAATCAGCGCATCGGTGTTCATGGCCTTGACCCGCGAGAGCAGCGCCATAGCCGTGAGGTCCGGCACGAAGCCGCCAAAGATCTTGATGTGCTTGACCTGTCCCGCCATGACCGCCTGGGTCAGGCCGGCGTCCTTGAGAATCTTGAGGAAGGTGCCGAGCTGGCCGATCGAGATCCAGTGAACCACCGCCTTCGGTTCGCGCGCCGCGGCCTCGTCGATCTCCCTCGAAGCCTCTTCCTTGAGGGCAATGACGGTGACGTCGTAGCCGAGTGAGCGCGCCGCGTCGAGCACCAGGAATGGGAATCGCCCGTTGCCCGCAATCAGGCCGATCTTCATCAGTCCTCGGCGGACTCTTCCGCCTTCTTGCCGCCCCGGCGCAGGATGACCCCGCGCGACGCGCTGCGGATGAACTGCACGAGGTTGTTGACTTCGGGGCTCGCCAGCGCGGGATCCTGCTCGATGCGCTCCATGGCCTGGGTCGTGTTCAGCTTCGACTGCAGCAGGTAGCGATACGCCGCGCGCAGCTGCTTCAAGGTCGCGTCGGAAAACCCGCGGCGCTTCAAGCCGATCAGGTTGAGGCCGAACACCCGCGCCGGGCGGCTCCCCACGGTGCGCCCGTACGGCAGGGCGTCCTTGGTGATCACCGAGTAGCCGCCGATGAAGGCATACGGGCCGACCCGGCAGAACTGGTGGACCGCCGAACCGGCGCTGACGTTGACGAAATCCGAGACCGAGACGTGGCCGCCGAGCGTGGCGTGCGGGCCGAAGATGGTCTCGTTGCCGACGTGGCAGTCGTGCGCGACGTGCACGTAATTCATGAACAGGTTGCGGTCGCCGATGGTCGTCACGCCGCCGCCGCCGGCGGTGCCGCGGTGAATGGTGACGAACTCGCGGAAGATGTTGCGCTGGCCGATCACCAGCCGGGTGTCTTCGCCCTTGTACTTCAGGTCTTGCGGCGGCAGTCCGATCGAGGCAAACGGATAGACCTCGGTACCGTCGCCAATGCTGGTGTTGCCGTCGATCACAGCCGACGCGCCGATCTTGCAATTGCGGCCAATGCGCACCTGCGGACCAATCGTCGCAAACGCGCCCACCACGGTGCCGGCGCCAATCTCGGCGCCGTCGTGCACCCGCGCCGACGGATCGACCTCGGCGCTCGGCGTAACCATCAGGACCAACTCCGCCTCGGCCACGGCCTGGCCATCGACGTCGGCCGCGGCGGCGGCGCGCACGAGCGAGCCCTTCGAGTCCTTGAGCGTGACCGTGAGCCGGAGGCGATCGCCGGGCACGACCTGTCGCCGAAACTTTGCCCCGTCCACACCGCGCAGGTGAACGCGGCAGGTGGCCAGGGCGCC contains:
- a CDS encoding phosphopentomutase, translating into MFSRALVIVLDSVGIGELPDAALYADEGSNTLGNIAAQVPLSIPTLAGMGLGRLVPLPGMPATASGAYGRMAERSAGKDSVTGHWELMGVVLDRAFPTFPNGFPPELIQAFEERIGRPSIGNVVASGTAIIDELGPRHMETGFPIVYTSADSVFQIAAHEGIVPVETLYQWCDAAYDLVVRGLGLGRVIARPFIGLPGSFARTSNRHDYAMPPVAETLLDRLVAGGHPVTSVGKVADLFAGRGVTGTHPTKSDADGMDRIASLLQTQDRGLIFANLVDFDAVYGHRNDTVGYGANLDRFDVRLAQLLPQLGPDDLLVITADHGNDPTTPSTDHSREHVPVLLHGARVRAGVDLGTRATFADLGQTLAEVFGVGPLAHGTSFLKDIVRR
- the hfq gene encoding RNA chaperone Hfq, with product MSPIPEAKTGAPNIQDVFLNYARREKLPVTVHLLDGREFEARIKNFDRFALIVEHAGMDHLIFKHAIATIRTPRSVPNYFSSHHP
- the miaA gene encoding tRNA (adenosine(37)-N6)-dimethylallyltransferase MiaA, with translation MKPLIAVLGPTAVGKSALGIALAERLGGEIINCDSTAVYRGFDIGTDKVPMAERRGIPHHLIDIADPTDEYTAAQFARDATAAIRGIQGRGRIPILVGGTGFYYRALTRGLFPGPPADARLRGRLEAIAARRGVERLHRLMGRVDPASAARIMPRDLKRIIRALEVYFLTGRPLTSHFEATASLLDPDVQVIPIGLRMPAAWLSERLTSRVDAQFDAGLLDEIRGLLAAGVPSSARPFGGLVYRQAMEHLQGVRDEAATRALIAQENRRYARRQLIWFRKEPNLDWFDGPGTHADVQDSVISMLSARDLLKDGKNVADT
- a CDS encoding TonB family protein; the encoded protein is MYFDFDDRYRDIEPVGSAINRRDGVAVSIFVHAAIVAVFLFLPEFLPQRSPEEQVMQPRPRDENAPTFVFVQPKMDLPPLTQPERAEMSDVDRSARTPDRVPEMTNPLPAARGNSTERTEATPEEKMRGDGPAPESAPPAPPVETPPMNDPRTDPQMAMMQRPQVQPPAGGSLGDALKNLQKYVQNESFDNQKGQMQEFGPLQFDTRGVEFGPWIRRFISQVRRNWFVPMAAQTMRGRVVITFNVHRNGALTDVTVVRPSEIESFNLSAVNALRASNPTTPLPPEYPEDKAFFTVTFFYNENPPGQ
- the ubiE gene encoding bifunctional demethylmenaquinone methyltransferase/2-methoxy-6-polyprenyl-1,4-benzoquinol methylase UbiE gives rise to the protein MSDRPQIKRGLGTDSPDKSPEKIAGMFDAIAGRYDLLNTVLSGGVDRYWRRHAIASLKLTGRERLLDVCTGTADVAIGAARTGAARVVGVDFSGAMLTHGLLKVEKGGLAGRIQLLRGDAMHLPVANESVHAATIAFGIRNVQLPEVACRELVRALRPGGRVAILEFGTPSSPIFGPIYQWYSRNILPRIGRAVSRHDAAYTYLPESIGAFPYGDEFAEILSAAGFSQVQARPFMFGAVYLYTGQKT
- a CDS encoding UbiA-like polyprenyltransferase, translated to MAPNRLVTYLSFVRFSHSVFALPFALTGALLAWREAPFYWSQVGWVVVAMVSARSAAMGFNRLVDARFDALNPRTAMREIPRGAMSRAEATIFVGVSSIVFVFAAARLNPLCGMLSPVALGIVFWYSVAKRFTSYTQAFLGLAMAVAPVGGWLAAGGRGGWEPWLLGLAIGLWVGGFDILYACQDLEFDRAHGLNSIPVRYGVARSLVISRVMHVATVICMATLAALVPLGPIYLGGVALVAALLVYEQSLVSEHDLSQVKRAFDLNGWVGILYFVTTGLALYVG
- a CDS encoding amidohydrolase family protein, translated to MTAYRAAWICPIDQPPMRDGLVHVEGGRITGIRDQGPGIRDQGPGIGDQGPGIRDQGPGIRDLGNVVLMPGLINAHIHLELSWLRGRVPPAGKFTDWVKQLFAIRRGVERADDPAVLEPLRGAIRELQASGTVAVGDISNSLASPPLLTAAGLAGIVFHELLGFNDRDGAGVERTRAARADAVGCVSLAPHAPYSTSPELFQAIRAEVGASACPIMSVHLGESPEETELLASGTGPWRGMLELIGVWRDDWAVPGCGPVEYLDRLGVIDARTLVVHGVQFDDAALARLAAIGATLVTCPRSNQWVGVGLPPIQRFYDSGVPVAIGTDSLASVDDLNLFSELKTMRAIAPGVPASKLLESATLTGARALGLDADLGSLTPGKRAQIIAIELPGPVDDIEEYLVSGINPARIKHLSTPGTLGTLGTLGTLGTLGTPGTLGT
- the mqnC gene encoding cyclic dehypoxanthinyl futalosine synthase gives rise to the protein MDLKAFEQRIEAGGRLAADEALALYRHAPTYWLGRMADGVRRRKHPAGVVTYIIDRNVNYTNVCVARCNFCAFYREVGHGEGYVLGFDEIYRKIEETQALGGGQLLLQGGHNPDLPLAWYEDLFRGVKQRFPDFKLHALSPPEVLHISRTSKLPVPEVIARLIAAGLDSVPGGGAEILVDRVRKLLNCYAKATADEWLDVMRHAHRAGLRTTATMMYGTVESDEERLEHMLRLRDLQDETAGFTAFIAWSYQPEHTERGGTEATGIEYLRTLAIARLVLDNFDNLQASWVTQGGKVGQLSLAFGANDMGSVMIEENVVRAAGAVYCMDEVEIVRNAEDAGFSAKRRNMHYEILGDPFFREHQVPRTLELSTAREAGDTTVPVELVNYPARTAAGKRQRSQPPASPVA
- a CDS encoding menaquinone biosynthesis protein yields the protein MTPLRLGAVSYLNTKPLVYGLDAMSDQFELRYDVPAVCAALLHEGRVDLGLVPAIEYIRGPQDYWIVPDVAIASDGEVASVAVFSKVPIGEVRSLALDVSSRTSAALTRILCAKRWGIAPAFMPAAPDLDAMLATADAALVIGDPALEIDAAGRGLSKYDLGGEWRALTGLPFVYAMWTGREGAASPAQCAALLAARTAGEAHLPEIARGVAGGDAAHEARSLAYLRDNLKYGLGDREAAGLRRFLELGVEVGVAVALKPLRFYQ